In Verrucomicrobiia bacterium, one genomic interval encodes:
- the aroB gene encoding 3-dehydroquinate synthase, whose protein sequence is MHTVNVPLGERSYPILVGAGHLPALGEACRRWHLSGPRCAIITDDHVGPLYGATVANSLQQAGFAPELISIPAGEASKNLQWVEHCYHQLAAARVERKSFIIALGGGVVGDLAGFVAATYLRGIPLVQVPTSLLAQVDSSVGGKVGINLPAGKNLVGAFYQPRLVVCDVETLRTLPPRELRAGMAEVIKYGAIYDADLFTRLEREVNDLMALDLKRWEPLIARCCAIKAEVVAQDETESGLRAILNFGHTVGHAIEAVAGYGHYLHGEAIAIGMVAEAWLSQQHTGLPAAEAQRLRRLLAAAGLPVHYAPGEVPWEKLLQAMQLDKKVSQGQIKFVLLFALGRAVWGQPVSPEQIRQAMEATAAGAVIPAGGQSKD, encoded by the coding sequence ATGCACACCGTCAACGTGCCACTGGGCGAGCGCAGTTATCCCATCCTGGTCGGAGCGGGCCATTTGCCGGCTTTGGGTGAAGCCTGCCGCCGCTGGCATTTGTCCGGGCCGCGTTGCGCGATCATTACTGATGATCACGTGGGGCCCCTCTACGGAGCCACCGTGGCCAACAGTTTGCAACAAGCCGGCTTCGCTCCAGAGTTGATTTCCATCCCTGCCGGCGAGGCCAGCAAAAACCTTCAGTGGGTGGAGCATTGCTATCACCAACTGGCCGCCGCTCGCGTGGAGCGCAAATCTTTCATCATCGCCCTGGGCGGAGGGGTGGTGGGAGACCTGGCGGGTTTCGTGGCCGCCACCTATTTGCGCGGCATCCCCCTGGTGCAGGTGCCGACCTCCCTGCTGGCGCAGGTGGACAGCTCGGTGGGCGGCAAGGTTGGCATCAATCTGCCCGCAGGCAAAAACCTGGTAGGCGCTTTTTATCAACCCCGCCTGGTGGTTTGTGATGTAGAAACGCTGCGGACGCTTCCTCCCCGCGAGCTGCGGGCCGGTATGGCGGAGGTCATTAAATATGGGGCTATTTACGACGCCGATTTGTTCACCCGCTTGGAGCGCGAAGTGAACGATTTGATGGCGCTGGATTTGAAGCGCTGGGAGCCGCTCATTGCCCGGTGCTGTGCCATTAAGGCCGAGGTGGTGGCCCAGGATGAAACCGAATCCGGCCTGCGCGCCATTCTCAATTTTGGGCACACAGTGGGCCATGCCATCGAGGCAGTCGCTGGCTACGGGCATTATTTGCATGGCGAGGCCATTGCCATTGGCATGGTGGCGGAGGCCTGGCTTTCGCAGCAACACACCGGCCTGCCCGCTGCCGAGGCGCAGCGGTTGCGCCGGCTGCTGGCCGCCGCCGGTTTGCCCGTGCACTATGCCCCGGGCGAGGTGCCCTGGGAGAAACTGCTGCAGGCCATGCAGCTCGATAAAAAAGTCAGCCAGGGCCAGATCAAGTTTGTCCTGCTTTTCGCCCTCGGCCGGGCGGTATGGGGTCAGCCCGTGTCGCCTGAGCAAATCCGGCAGGCCATGGAGGCAACGGCGGCTGGGGCGGTGATTCCAGCCGGTGGCCAGAGCAAGGATTAA